The [Flavobacterium] thermophilum genome has a segment encoding these proteins:
- the hyaD_2 gene encoding Hyaluronan synthase, giving the protein MVPERKKDFISVVIPCYNASRYIEDCLNGLFNQTYRQFEAIIVDDGSDDGSEEVVKRWMNDHSPFFPVVYIKLPRNVGFAGALNVGYFLSKGEYIAVHDADDISHPERFEKQWKFLNEHPHIALIGTNYAAFPDGHFDRKTPANWLAYGRDIRRVYAEGKHCICHGTIMFRGAVFDQLGGPTRRIRGAEDYEFIVKCLNAKLEVENLPDILYYYRSHPQQRSRQFYKKGGS; this is encoded by the coding sequence ATGGTGCCAGAGCGAAAAAAAGACTTCATCAGCGTCGTCATTCCGTGTTATAACGCATCCCGTTATATTGAGGACTGCCTAAATGGGCTGTTCAATCAAACATATCGCCAGTTTGAAGCGATTATTGTCGATGACGGATCGGACGATGGGAGCGAAGAAGTCGTGAAGCGGTGGATGAACGACCATTCCCCGTTCTTCCCGGTCGTCTATATCAAACTCCCGCGCAACGTCGGTTTTGCCGGGGCGCTCAATGTCGGCTACTTTTTAAGCAAAGGTGAGTACATCGCTGTCCATGACGCCGACGATATTTCCCATCCGGAGCGGTTCGAAAAACAATGGAAATTTTTGAACGAGCACCCGCACATCGCTTTAATCGGCACGAATTACGCCGCCTTTCCCGACGGACACTTCGATCGAAAGACGCCCGCCAACTGGCTCGCTTACGGGCGCGACATCCGCCGCGTCTATGCGGAAGGGAAACATTGCATTTGCCACGGCACGATCATGTTCCGCGGCGCCGTGTTTGACCAACTCGGCGGGCCGACAAGGCGGATTCGCGGCGCCGAAGATTATGAGTTTATTGTCAAATGTTTAAACGCCAAGCTGGAAGTGGAAAATTTGCCTGACATTTTGTACTACTACCGCAGCCATCCGCAACAGCGCTCGCGCCAGTTTTATAAGAAAGGAGGGAGCTGA
- a CDS encoding Transposase IS116/IS110/IS902 family, with translation MNCTQNYKIDQVTEQTLVVGIDIAKRTHYACFVDDRGRVLRKSFPIFQSKEGFRQLYEAIQEAMQAFGKSEVIVAVEPTGHYWLNLAYFLEEHGIPLVMVNPAHVCRSKELDDNLPTKHDAKDALVIARLAKDGRFLVPRLLHEIEADLRVGSTLKEKLRKEQTAVKNAIVRWTDRYFPEFWTVFRDLGKTALSVLEWTPLPADMAGRTVEELLEVYRQSEGMKCPQKAKIQALINTAKDSIGVTEGTTMARFEIAALVRRYRQLEAEIAALDAELKALVQTTMEYQWLKTVDGLGDATIIDLLAEIGSFAHYRDPRQLVKLAGLTLKENSSGQRKGQKHISKRGRKRLRSVLFRAMIPLIRHNEAFRELHEYYTTRPVNPLTGKQSIVALCRKLLNVLFAICTKKQAFDAERMKQDVLSQVQRAA, from the coding sequence ATGAATTGTACACAAAACTATAAAATTGATCAAGTCACCGAACAAACGCTTGTCGTGGGCATCGATATCGCGAAACGAACCCACTACGCCTGCTTCGTGGATGACCGGGGGCGTGTGCTTCGCAAATCGTTCCCGATCTTCCAGTCGAAAGAGGGCTTTCGCCAGCTGTATGAAGCGATTCAGGAGGCGATGCAAGCGTTCGGGAAGTCAGAGGTGATCGTCGCGGTGGAGCCGACCGGGCACTACTGGTTGAACCTGGCCTACTTCCTCGAGGAGCACGGGATCCCGTTGGTCATGGTCAACCCGGCGCATGTGTGCCGGTCGAAAGAACTCGATGACAACCTGCCGACGAAACACGACGCCAAAGACGCCCTGGTCATTGCCAGACTGGCAAAAGACGGACGATTCCTCGTTCCCCGGCTGCTGCACGAGATCGAAGCCGATTTGCGCGTGGGGAGCACGCTCAAAGAGAAGCTCCGCAAGGAACAGACGGCGGTGAAAAACGCGATCGTCCGCTGGACGGATCGGTATTTTCCAGAGTTTTGGACCGTGTTTCGTGACTTGGGGAAAACGGCGCTTTCGGTGTTGGAGTGGACGCCGCTTCCGGCTGATATGGCCGGCCGGACGGTGGAGGAGCTTCTTGAGGTGTACCGGCAAAGCGAAGGGATGAAATGCCCGCAGAAGGCCAAAATTCAGGCGTTGATCAACACCGCGAAGGACTCGATTGGGGTGACGGAAGGGACGACGATGGCCCGGTTTGAGATCGCCGCGCTCGTCCGCCGATACCGCCAATTGGAGGCTGAGATCGCCGCGTTGGACGCCGAGTTGAAGGCATTGGTTCAAACGACGATGGAGTATCAATGGCTGAAAACGGTCGACGGGTTGGGAGACGCCACGATTATCGATCTTCTGGCGGAGATCGGCAGCTTCGCCCACTATCGGGACCCGCGTCAATTGGTGAAGTTGGCGGGCCTGACGCTCAAGGAGAACTCCTCCGGCCAGCGCAAAGGGCAAAAGCACATCTCCAAACGGGGACGGAAACGGCTGCGATCGGTGCTGTTTCGGGCGATGATTCCGCTGATTCGGCACAACGAGGCGTTTCGCGAGCTGCATGAGTATTATACGACCCGCCCCGTCAATCCGCTGACCGGAAAGCAGTCCATCGTCGCATTATGCCGGAAGCTGTTGAATGTGCTGTTTGCGATTTGTACGAAGAAACAAGCCTTTGACGCGGAGCGAATGAAACAGGACGTCTTGTCCCAGGTGCAACGGGCGGCCTAA
- the metC gene encoding Cystathionine beta-lyase metC: MEREWSFSTKLLHNEWKVDRHTGAVSVPIQHASTFHQFDFDTFGKYDYSRSGNPTREALEETIAALEGGVRGFAFASGMAAISTAFLLLSRGDHVLVTEDVYGGTYRMITEVLGRFGIEYTFVDMTDLNAVAENIRPNTKVIYMETPSNPLLKVTDIQGVVKLAKAHGCLTFLDNTFMTPALQRPLDLGVDVVLHSATKFLAGHSDVVAGLAVVKDEELGKELYKLQNAFGAVLGVQDAWLVLRGLKTLHVRLKQSSESALAIAEYLARHPKVEDVYYPGLSHHPGHDIQRHQAAGFGAVLSFRLADEEAARTFVRNVRLPVFAVSLGAVESILSHPAKMSHAAMPKEERLRRGITDGLLRLSVGLEDVNDLIADFEQALSFVNEHPSVVPTR; the protein is encoded by the coding sequence ATGGAACGGGAATGGTCGTTTTCAACGAAACTGCTCCACAATGAATGGAAAGTCGATCGCCACACGGGAGCGGTGAGCGTGCCGATCCAGCACGCCTCCACGTTCCATCAGTTCGATTTCGACACGTTCGGCAAATACGACTACAGCCGCTCCGGCAACCCGACGCGCGAGGCGCTCGAGGAAACGATTGCGGCGTTAGAAGGCGGCGTGCGCGGATTCGCCTTCGCCTCCGGCATGGCGGCCATCTCGACCGCGTTTTTGCTCTTGTCCCGAGGCGACCACGTCCTCGTGACCGAAGACGTCTACGGCGGCACGTACCGGATGATTACGGAGGTGCTCGGCCGCTTTGGCATTGAATATACGTTTGTCGATATGACCGATTTAAACGCAGTGGCGGAAAACATCCGGCCGAACACGAAAGTCATTTATATGGAAACGCCGTCCAATCCATTGTTAAAAGTGACCGACATTCAAGGCGTCGTCAAGTTGGCGAAGGCGCATGGCTGTTTGACATTCTTGGATAATACGTTCATGACGCCGGCGTTGCAGCGGCCGCTTGATCTTGGAGTCGATGTCGTCCTTCACAGCGCCACGAAATTTTTAGCCGGCCATAGCGACGTCGTCGCCGGATTGGCCGTGGTGAAAGATGAAGAGTTGGGAAAAGAGCTGTACAAACTGCAAAACGCGTTTGGCGCCGTCCTTGGCGTCCAAGATGCGTGGCTTGTGCTGCGGGGATTAAAAACGCTCCACGTTCGGCTGAAGCAGTCGTCCGAATCCGCCCTGGCCATCGCTGAGTATTTGGCGCGCCATCCGAAAGTGGAAGATGTGTATTATCCAGGGCTTTCGCACCACCCAGGCCATGACATCCAGCGCCATCAGGCGGCCGGGTTTGGCGCTGTGCTGTCGTTCCGCCTTGCCGATGAAGAAGCGGCTCGGACGTTCGTCCGAAACGTCCGCTTGCCGGTGTTTGCTGTCAGCCTTGGGGCGGTCGAGTCAATTTTATCGCACCCAGCGAAAATGTCGCATGCGGCGATGCCAAAAGAAGAGAGGCTCCGGCGCGGCATTACCGACGGCTTGTTGCGGCTGAGCGTCGGGCTTGAGGATGTCAACGATTTGATCGCCGATTTTGAGCAGGCGTTGTCGTTTGTCAATGAGCATCCATCGGTCGTTCCGACGCGGTAA
- the metI gene encoding Cystathionine gamma-synthase/O-acetylhomoserine (thiol)-lyase: protein MEKLETLLAQIGNRSETVTGTVNPPVYFSTAYRHAGIGESTGFDYIRTGNPTRKIVEEAIARLEGGDQGYAFSSGMAAIQTVLALFESGDEFLVSADLYGGTYRLFERGWRKYGLGFHYVDFADLAAVEACITEKTKAIFLETPTNPLMHETDIRAVSEFAKRHGLLLIVDNTFYTPVLQRPIEQGADIVIHSATKYLGGHNDVLAGLVVAKGEELCQRLAEYQNAIGAVLSPFDSWLLIRGMKTLALRMRQHEENAKRISAFLREHEDVTDVLYPGRGGMLSFRIADEKWVNGFLKSLRLITFAESLGGVESFITYPATQTHADIPEEIRIQNGICNRLLRFSVGIEHADDLIADLAQALKNMKEV from the coding sequence ATGGAGAAACTAGAGACGTTGTTAGCGCAAATTGGCAACCGGAGCGAAACGGTGACGGGGACGGTCAACCCGCCAGTTTATTTTTCCACCGCCTATCGTCATGCCGGCATCGGGGAGTCGACCGGGTTTGACTATATCCGCACAGGCAACCCGACGCGCAAAATCGTCGAAGAAGCGATCGCGAGACTGGAAGGCGGCGACCAAGGTTATGCGTTCAGCTCCGGCATGGCCGCCATTCAGACGGTGCTCGCCTTGTTTGAGAGCGGAGACGAGTTTCTCGTATCGGCCGACCTTTACGGCGGGACGTACCGCCTGTTTGAGCGCGGCTGGCGCAAGTATGGTCTTGGATTCCATTACGTCGATTTTGCTGATCTCGCTGCGGTGGAAGCGTGTATCACCGAAAAAACGAAAGCGATTTTCCTGGAAACACCGACGAACCCGCTTATGCATGAGACCGATATCCGCGCCGTCTCCGAATTCGCCAAGCGACATGGGCTTTTGTTGATCGTTGACAACACGTTTTATACACCGGTGCTTCAACGCCCGATCGAACAAGGCGCCGATATTGTCATCCACAGCGCCACGAAATATTTAGGCGGCCATAACGACGTGTTGGCTGGCCTTGTCGTCGCCAAGGGCGAGGAGCTCTGTCAACGCCTGGCCGAGTATCAGAACGCCATCGGCGCGGTGTTGTCGCCGTTTGATTCATGGCTGTTGATTCGCGGGATGAAAACGCTGGCGCTAAGGATGCGCCAGCATGAAGAAAACGCCAAGCGCATCAGCGCCTTTTTGCGCGAACATGAAGATGTTACAGACGTCTTATATCCAGGAAGAGGCGGGATGCTGTCGTTCCGGATTGCCGATGAAAAGTGGGTGAACGGGTTTTTAAAAAGCTTGCGCCTCATTACGTTCGCGGAAAGCCTGGGCGGAGTCGAAAGCTTTATTACGTACCCAGCGACGCAGACGCATGCGGACATTCCTGAGGAAATCCGCATCCAAAACGGTATTTGCAACCGGCTGCTCCGTTTCTCGGTCGGCATTGAGCACGCTGACGATTTGATCGCCGATTTGGCGCAGGCATTGAAAAACATGAAAGAGGTGTAA
- the yieL gene encoding enterobactin/ferric enterobactin esterase: MATATGTMRDYTLYSRELQEEIGLLVYLPSNFSPLHKYSLLIAQDGKDYFMYGKIKTVIETLMDEGTIDRTIVVGIPYRNVSDRYEKYHPAGRKNEAYIRFLAHELAPFLDRELPTYQMGKGRALIGDSLGGTVSLLAGLLYPHTFGKIAMQSPYIDDSVLERIRAFRDPSLLSLYHSVGAEETAVKTTDGHVRDFITPNRAARDLLIEKRFPYTYHEFAGGHAWTYWQPDVPRAVSAILSL; this comes from the coding sequence ATGGCGACAGCAACAGGAACGATGCGCGATTATACGCTTTACAGCAGGGAGCTGCAAGAAGAAATCGGGTTGCTTGTCTACTTGCCAAGCAATTTTTCTCCGTTGCATAAATATTCTTTATTAATCGCGCAAGACGGCAAGGATTATTTTATGTACGGAAAAATCAAAACCGTGATCGAGACGCTCATGGACGAAGGAACGATCGACCGAACGATCGTTGTCGGCATCCCGTACCGGAACGTCAGCGACCGCTACGAGAAATACCACCCGGCCGGTCGAAAAAACGAGGCCTATATCCGCTTTTTAGCCCATGAGCTCGCGCCGTTTTTGGATCGCGAGCTGCCGACGTATCAAATGGGCAAAGGACGAGCGCTGATTGGCGATTCGCTGGGAGGAACCGTGTCGCTTCTAGCCGGGCTGTTGTATCCGCATACATTTGGAAAAATCGCCATGCAGTCTCCTTACATTGACGACTCGGTGCTCGAACGCATCCGCGCGTTCCGCGACCCGTCGCTTCTTTCCCTTTACCATTCCGTCGGCGCAGAAGAAACGGCGGTCAAAACGACGGACGGCCATGTACGCGATTTTATCACCCCGAACCGGGCCGCACGGGACTTATTGATCGAAAAGCGGTTTCCCTACACGTACCATGAATTTGCCGGCGGGCATGCATGGACGTATTGGCAGCCGGATGTGCCCCGGGCGGTATCGGCCATTTTGTCGCTGTAA
- the yjcG gene encoding 2'-5' RNA ligase, whose amino-acid sequence MKYGIVIFPPKRIQDFANSYRKRYDSHYALIPPHITLKYPFEADEEQIKEMTKELRRIAAETEPIPIKVTKFSSFYPTSHIIYLKVEPNDVLERLHEQLHSGLFAGEPEFVFVPHITIGRDLPNAEYADVYSQLRLQNVHFEETVDRFHLLYQLENGSWTVYETFIVGGKETGE is encoded by the coding sequence ATGAAGTACGGCATTGTCATTTTTCCGCCAAAGCGGATTCAAGACTTCGCCAACTCGTACCGGAAGCGGTACGACAGCCATTACGCCCTCATCCCGCCGCACATTACATTGAAATACCCGTTTGAGGCGGATGAGGAGCAAATCAAAGAAATGACGAAAGAGCTGCGCCGCATCGCAGCGGAAACGGAGCCGATTCCGATCAAAGTGACGAAATTCAGCTCGTTTTACCCGACAAGCCACATCATTTATTTGAAAGTCGAGCCAAACGACGTGCTGGAACGGTTGCACGAGCAGCTGCACAGCGGCTTGTTTGCCGGGGAGCCGGAATTCGTGTTCGTGCCGCACATTACAATCGGCCGCGATTTGCCGAATGCGGAATACGCTGACGTCTACAGCCAACTGCGGCTGCAAAACGTCCATTTTGAAGAGACGGTCGACCGGTTCCACCTTCTTTACCAGCTCGAGAACGGATCATGGACCGTCTATGAAACCTTTATCGTTGGAGGAAAGGAAACGGGAGAATGA
- a CDS encoding putative acyltransferase, protein MNVAIGTTEDRALYEDALRVRRIVFIEEQNVPEEEEIDAFEHESFHLVLYDGEQAIAAGRFRLVDEGVGKAERICVLPAYRGRGVGRMVMEALEQLAKTKGAKKVKLNAQTHAEPFYQKLGYTTVSGVFMDAGIPHVAMVKPLE, encoded by the coding sequence ATGAACGTCGCCATTGGAACAACGGAAGACCGCGCGTTGTATGAAGACGCGTTGCGCGTCCGTCGGATTGTATTCATCGAAGAGCAAAACGTGCCGGAAGAAGAAGAAATCGATGCATTTGAACATGAATCGTTCCATCTCGTCCTATACGATGGCGAACAAGCAATCGCAGCCGGCCGGTTTCGCCTGGTCGATGAAGGGGTTGGCAAAGCGGAGCGCATCTGCGTTTTGCCGGCTTACCGCGGCCGCGGCGTCGGCCGGATGGTGATGGAGGCGTTGGAGCAGCTTGCGAAAACAAAAGGGGCGAAAAAAGTGAAGCTGAACGCCCAGACGCACGCAGAACCGTTTTACCAAAAGCTCGGCTATACGACCGTCTCCGGCGTCTTTATGGACGCCGGCATCCCGCACGTCGCCATGGTCAAGCCGCTCGAATGA
- a CDS encoding Protein of uncharacterised function (Tiny_TM_bacill), with amino-acid sequence MGFCGYGFPHYGYGYGFGYGGGFVLIVVLFILLIIVGAAFVA; translated from the coding sequence ATGGGCTTCTGCGGCTACGGCTTTCCGCATTATGGCTACGGCTATGGCTTTGGCTATGGCGGTGGCTTTGTGCTGATTGTCGTGTTGTTCATTTTGTTGATTATTGTCGGCGCGGCATTTGTCGCCTAA
- the trxA_3 gene encoding Thioredoxin → MKRIETVEQFEAAISGDKPAIMKFYTTWCPDCVRLNMFIDDIIRDYGQYDWFEIDRDQFPDLGEKYQVLGIPSLLVFRNGEKIAHLHSADAKTPEEVRAFLQSLPA, encoded by the coding sequence GTGAAACGCATTGAAACAGTTGAGCAATTCGAGGCGGCCATTTCCGGCGATAAGCCAGCGATTATGAAGTTTTACACAACTTGGTGTCCAGACTGCGTGCGCCTGAACATGTTCATCGATGACATCATCCGCGATTACGGGCAGTACGACTGGTTCGAAATCGACCGAGACCAGTTTCCAGATCTTGGTGAGAAGTACCAAGTGCTTGGCATTCCAAGTCTTCTTGTGTTCCGAAACGGGGAAAAAATCGCCCATCTGCATAGCGCCGATGCGAAAACGCCGGAAGAAGTGCGCGCCTTTTTGCAATCGCTGCCGGCTTGA
- the yetF_2 gene encoding Protein of uncharacterised function (DUF421) has translation MPIWLETAIRSICILIGLFVITRILGKKQLSKLSFFEYIVGITVGDIAGTMSVDLGISWQEGITSILIWSLFPVAVARLSLRNKKFRDFVEGNSTVFIKNGKILEENLKREKYTVDELLEQLRKKDVFRVADVEFAVLEPNGDLNVLLKREKQPLTVGDVFPNPPREKEPQAVIMDGMILDEPLATMGLGRGWLKEQLDKQGVAVENVFLAQVDSYGQLTVDLYDDKIQVAEPQEKKLLLAAMKKVQADFELYALQTDSQEAKVLYEKQAAKMTELIQKVEPLLRN, from the coding sequence ATGCCTATATGGTTAGAAACCGCCATTCGTTCGATTTGCATTTTAATCGGGTTGTTTGTGATCACCCGCATTCTCGGCAAAAAGCAATTATCAAAATTGTCGTTTTTTGAATACATCGTCGGCATTACCGTCGGCGATATCGCTGGAACGATGTCGGTCGACTTAGGAATTTCGTGGCAAGAAGGCATCACCAGCATTTTGATTTGGTCGCTGTTTCCAGTGGCTGTCGCTCGACTCTCGCTGCGCAACAAGAAATTTCGCGATTTTGTCGAGGGCAACTCCACGGTTTTTATTAAAAACGGCAAAATTTTAGAGGAAAATTTGAAACGGGAGAAATATACGGTTGACGAGCTGCTCGAACAGCTGCGCAAAAAAGATGTGTTTCGCGTCGCCGACGTCGAGTTTGCGGTGCTTGAGCCGAACGGCGACTTGAACGTGTTGCTGAAGCGGGAAAAGCAGCCGCTCACCGTCGGCGACGTGTTCCCAAACCCGCCGCGGGAAAAAGAGCCGCAGGCGGTTATCATGGACGGCATGATTTTGGACGAGCCGCTCGCCACGATGGGACTTGGCCGCGGCTGGCTGAAGGAACAGCTTGACAAGCAAGGAGTGGCAGTGGAAAACGTCTTTCTTGCCCAAGTGGATTCGTATGGGCAGCTGACGGTCGATTTGTATGACGACAAAATTCAAGTGGCGGAACCGCAAGAGAAAAAGCTGCTGTTGGCTGCGATGAAAAAAGTGCAAGCTGATTTCGAATTGTACGCACTGCAAACCGATTCGCAAGAGGCAAAAGTGCTCTATGAAAAACAGGCGGCAAAAATGACGGAGCTCATTCAAAAAGTCGAGCCGCTGCTGCGAAACTAA
- a CDS encoding Protein of uncharacterised function (DUF1657) encodes MTVASQVKQTLASLKGIHAGLQQLALASQDETAQRTFHEAMLATEEIIAELKDRIGRLEFEEPQYHGK; translated from the coding sequence ATGACTGTTGCCTCGCAAGTGAAACAAACATTGGCGAGCCTAAAAGGCATTCACGCTGGATTGCAGCAGCTCGCACTTGCGTCGCAGGATGAAACGGCGCAGCGGACGTTTCATGAGGCGATGCTCGCCACTGAGGAGATCATCGCCGAACTGAAAGACCGGATCGGCCGGCTCGAGTTCGAGGAGCCGCAATATCACGGAAAGTAA
- a CDS encoding stage V sporulation protein AE, producing the protein MLAMFFWAFVVGGLICVIGQILLDVFKLTPAHTLTILVVTGAILDGFDLYEPLIDFAGAGATIPITSFGNALVHGAMQEAEKHGIVGVLTGMFEVTSAGISAAIVFGFIGALLFRPKG; encoded by the coding sequence GTGTTGGCCATGTTTTTTTGGGCGTTTGTCGTCGGTGGGTTGATTTGCGTCATTGGCCAGATTTTGCTGGATGTTTTTAAGCTAACCCCCGCCCATACGCTGACGATTCTCGTTGTCACTGGAGCGATTTTGGATGGATTTGATTTGTACGAACCGCTCATCGACTTCGCCGGCGCCGGGGCGACGATTCCGATTACGAGCTTTGGAAACGCGCTCGTCCACGGCGCGATGCAAGAAGCAGAAAAACACGGCATTGTCGGCGTGTTGACCGGCATGTTTGAAGTGACAAGCGCCGGCATTTCCGCCGCCATTGTGTTCGGGTTTATCGGGGCGCTCTTGTTCCGCCCGAAAGGATAA
- the spoVAD_2 gene encoding Stage V sporulation protein AD codes for MLKGHRTWVFANKPAIIATAAVGGPFEANGRLADDFDLLHEDLWLGEESYEKAHRVLLEEAAFQAMEKAGLEKEKVQFLIAGDLINQMTPTSFAARTLGMPHLGIFGACSTSMEGLALSAFIANYGGADYILTGASSHNTAVEKQFRYPTEYGGQKPPTAQWTVTGAGVAIVSPKGDGPRVTAATIGRVVDMGIADPFNMGGAMAPAAVDTIEAHLRDMQIDASHYDLIVTGDLGRIGRQVSLDLLRQHGIEIDEERYQDCGLLIYRDGQPVLSGASGAACSAVVIYGHLLKRMRRGELKRILAVATGALLSPLSFQQNETIPCIAHAVAIEYGGEA; via the coding sequence ATGCTCAAAGGGCACCGAACATGGGTGTTTGCCAACAAGCCGGCGATTATCGCAACAGCGGCGGTCGGCGGGCCGTTTGAAGCGAACGGCCGCCTCGCTGATGATTTCGATCTTTTGCATGAAGATTTATGGCTTGGCGAGGAATCGTATGAGAAGGCGCACCGCGTGCTGCTTGAGGAGGCGGCGTTTCAGGCGATGGAAAAAGCCGGGTTGGAGAAGGAAAAAGTGCAGTTTCTCATCGCCGGCGATTTGATCAACCAGATGACGCCGACAAGTTTTGCCGCCCGCACGCTCGGCATGCCGCACCTTGGCATTTTTGGCGCCTGCTCAACCTCCATGGAAGGGCTTGCGCTCAGCGCTTTTATTGCCAACTATGGCGGGGCAGACTATATCTTAACCGGTGCGTCAAGCCATAACACCGCTGTCGAAAAGCAGTTCCGCTATCCAACCGAATACGGCGGGCAAAAGCCGCCGACAGCGCAGTGGACGGTAACGGGAGCTGGCGTGGCGATCGTCAGCCCGAAAGGGGACGGGCCGCGCGTGACGGCAGCGACGATCGGCCGCGTTGTGGATATGGGGATCGCCGATCCGTTCAACATGGGCGGGGCGATGGCGCCGGCGGCGGTCGATACGATTGAAGCGCATTTACGCGATATGCAAATCGATGCATCGCACTATGACTTGATTGTCACCGGCGACTTAGGGAGAATCGGGCGTCAAGTTTCCCTAGATTTGTTGCGTCAGCACGGCATTGAGATTGATGAGGAGCGTTACCAAGATTGCGGGCTCCTTATTTACCGCGATGGGCAGCCCGTGCTGTCCGGGGCGAGCGGGGCGGCTTGTTCCGCTGTGGTCATTTACGGCCATTTGCTCAAACGGATGCGGCGCGGCGAGCTGAAGCGCATTTTAGCTGTGGCGACCGGTGCGTTATTGTCGCCATTGTCGTTCCAGCAAAATGAAACGATTCCGTGCATCGCCCATGCGGTGGCGATCGAGTATGGAGGTGAGGCGTAG
- a CDS encoding stage V sporulation protein AC has protein sequence MANEKRKKLTPVQQEYHLFEKERETKRPIVRNCACAFLVGGIICVIGQAISYFYMYFFDFTEQTAGNPTVATMVFLSMILTGLGVYDRIAQFAGAGSAVPVTGFGNAVISAAIEHRTEGFVLGVGSNMFKLAGSVILFGTFSAFVIALVKTIATQWGGL, from the coding sequence ATGGCGAATGAAAAGCGAAAAAAATTGACTCCAGTCCAACAAGAGTATCACTTATTTGAAAAAGAGCGGGAAACGAAGCGCCCGATCGTCCGCAACTGCGCCTGTGCGTTTCTCGTCGGCGGCATCATTTGCGTGATTGGACAGGCGATTTCTTATTTTTACATGTACTTTTTTGACTTCACCGAACAAACAGCAGGGAACCCAACGGTGGCGACGATGGTGTTTTTGTCAATGATTTTAACCGGCCTCGGCGTCTACGACCGGATCGCCCAATTCGCTGGGGCGGGAAGCGCTGTGCCGGTGACGGGATTTGGCAACGCCGTCATTTCCGCTGCCATTGAGCATCGGACAGAAGGGTTTGTGCTCGGCGTCGGGTCGAACATGTTTAAACTGGCCGGCTCGGTCATTTTGTTCGGCACGTTTTCCGCGTTCGTCATCGCCCTTGTCAAAACGATTGCGACCCAGTGGGGGGGATTGTAA
- a CDS encoding Sporulation lipoprotein YhcN/YlaJ (Spore_YhcN_YlaJ), translated as MLCWGREGWQHANLFPRFTEIHKTNGLMAMKTWWLVVAAAVIAASGCAKEETEQKQSLQGANLLRTHTSGTAKNAELDQGPAERAASYLRQRDDVRDVVAVNTGEKLLVAYQVPHLQRWNRKKIEKDIDSRLRDMFPGYDIISSSDLKIFWKTKELKTNMGKRHWDGRKVNREIGRIKALSKEQT; from the coding sequence ATGTTATGTTGGGGGCGGGAAGGTTGGCAGCACGCCAACCTTTTCCCCCGCTTCACGGAAATACATAAAACGAATGGGTTGATGGCGATGAAAACATGGTGGTTGGTCGTTGCTGCCGCGGTGATCGCGGCCAGCGGCTGCGCAAAAGAGGAAACCGAACAAAAGCAATCGCTGCAAGGGGCAAATTTGCTTCGGACGCACACATCCGGGACGGCGAAGAACGCCGAGCTTGACCAAGGGCCGGCCGAGCGGGCCGCCTCCTATTTGCGCCAACGCGACGACGTCCGGGATGTTGTCGCAGTCAACACTGGGGAGAAGTTGCTCGTTGCTTATCAAGTTCCGCATTTGCAGCGGTGGAATCGAAAGAAGATTGAAAAGGACATCGATAGCCGATTGCGCGACATGTTTCCTGGTTATGACATCATTTCTTCCAGTGATTTGAAAATTTTTTGGAAAACGAAGGAGTTAAAAACGAATATGGGGAAACGGCATTGGGATGGGCGAAAGGTCAACCGCGAAATCGGGCGCATTAAGGCGCTGAGCAAAGAGCAAACATAA
- a CDS encoding Protein of uncharacterised function (DUF1657), whose product MTVATQVKQTLAGLKAAQASFETFALQTENQAAKQLYQQAAQQTQAVIDLVNSRAQEIQNEEPQYKQQ is encoded by the coding sequence ATGACTGTTGCTACACAAGTGAAACAAACGTTAGCGGGATTAAAAGCCGCTCAAGCCAGCTTTGAAACGTTTGCGTTGCAAACGGAAAACCAAGCCGCTAAACAGCTTTACCAACAAGCTGCTCAACAAACGCAAGCCGTCATCGATTTAGTGAACTCACGCGCGCAAGAAATTCAAAACGAAGAGCCACAATATAAACAACAATAA